One genomic region from Chrysemys picta bellii isolate R12L10 chromosome 18, ASM1138683v2, whole genome shotgun sequence encodes:
- the QRFP gene encoding orexigenic neuropeptide QRFP, with protein MPPLFFSIPTTQMKAPYSLSCLLLFSLGACVPPDARKETGEPGDGVRFETSWQETADDTSPSGLRQRRFEDLSSLFSVAKELQGFGKERAGFRFRFGRQESREEEGKGVSFLRGDGEKRSGTLGNLAEELNGYNRKKGGFSFRFGRR; from the coding sequence ATGCCTCCGTTGTTCTTTTCCATTCCCACCACCCAGATGAAGGCTCCTTACTCCTTGTCCTGCCTCCTCCTCTTCAGCTTGGGAGCCTGCGTCCCTCCCGACGCCAGAAAGGAGACGGGAGAGCCAGGGGACGGGGTCCGGTTTGAGACAAGCTGGCAGGAAACGGCAGACGACACCTCCCCGAGCGGCCTGAGGCAGCGGAGATTTGAAGACCTCAGCTCCCTGTTCAGCGTGGCCAAGGAGCTCCAGGGCTTTGGCAAGGAGAGGGCAGGCTTCAGGTTCAGGTTCGGGAGGCAGGAGAGCCGGGAAGAGGAAGGCAAAGGGGTCAGTTTCCTGCGGGGGGACGGCGAGAAGCGCAGCGGCACCCTGGGGAACCTGGCGGAGGAGCTCAATGGCTACAACAGGAAGAAAGGGGGATTCAGCTTCCGCTTTGGCAGAAGATGA